A single region of the Devosia sp. FJ2-5-3 genome encodes:
- a CDS encoding transporter substrate-binding domain-containing protein, with amino-acid sequence MRHFLEQLLCALTVFAGLASTPAAAQTLDTVRERGFLICGSSNPLAGFAQQDADGRWSGFDVDLCRALAAGIFGNPDLIEFRSYRGEARFAPLQTETVDVLMRNGAWTAGRDTRFGARYVATSFFDGQAFLVPQSLGVVSAYELDNVSICVADSFGELKALDDFFFANQTSFEEVVYEEVADLAVAYRAGLCQVVSAPGRQLQAIRRDLPDPPQHRVLPERISKEMLGPVVRQGDDQWFNIVRWTIFALINAEEVGVTSLNIESLSAARTAAVRRLLGVEGDFGAPLGLKRSFMSDAIRAVGNYGELYDRHFGSQTGAAMLRGQNALWSNGGLLYAPPIR; translated from the coding sequence GTGAGACATTTTTTAGAGCAATTGCTATGCGCGCTGACGGTGTTTGCCGGTTTGGCGAGCACTCCCGCCGCCGCACAGACGCTCGATACCGTGCGCGAACGTGGTTTCCTTATCTGTGGCTCGAGCAATCCGCTTGCCGGCTTCGCGCAGCAGGATGCCGATGGACGCTGGTCGGGATTCGATGTCGATCTGTGCCGCGCCCTGGCGGCCGGCATATTCGGCAATCCCGATCTCATCGAGTTCCGCTCCTATCGTGGAGAGGCCCGATTTGCGCCGCTCCAGACGGAAACGGTCGACGTGCTGATGCGCAATGGCGCCTGGACGGCGGGCCGCGATACCCGGTTTGGCGCGCGTTATGTCGCCACGAGCTTCTTCGATGGCCAGGCGTTTCTGGTGCCGCAATCTCTCGGCGTCGTTTCGGCCTATGAGCTGGATAATGTCAGCATCTGCGTTGCCGACAGTTTTGGAGAACTGAAGGCGCTCGACGATTTCTTCTTTGCCAACCAGACCAGCTTCGAAGAAGTGGTCTATGAAGAGGTCGCCGATCTGGCTGTTGCCTATCGCGCCGGGCTCTGCCAGGTCGTATCCGCGCCGGGCCGCCAGCTGCAGGCCATCCGCCGCGACCTTCCCGATCCGCCCCAGCATCGCGTCCTGCCAGAGCGCATTTCCAAGGAAATGCTCGGTCCTGTCGTCCGGCAGGGCGACGACCAGTGGTTCAATATCGTTCGCTGGACCATTTTCGCCCTGATCAATGCCGAGGAAGTGGGCGTCACCAGCCTCAATATCGAGTCGCTTTCGGCTGCGCGCACTGCGGCAGTCCGCCGCCTGCTTGGCGTGGAGGGCGATTTCGGCGCGCCATTGGGCCTCAAACGCTCCTTCATGAGCGATGCCATTCGCGCGGTCGGCAATTATGGCGAACTCTATGACCGCCATTTCGGGTCGCAGACCGGCGCCGCCATGCTGAGGGGCCAAAACGCTCTCTGGAGCAATGGGGGGCTGCTCTACGCCCCGCCGATCCGCTAG
- a CDS encoding amino acid ABC transporter ATP-binding protein, which produces MSDITTGADRAIDTSNMTVSDTDVAIDVIGMHKWYGDFHVLRDIDLKVMRGERIVIAGPSGSGKSTLIRCINRLEEHQQGKIIVNGTELTADLKRIDEVRREVGMVFQHFNLFPHLTILQNLTLAPIWVRGTPKAEAEDSAMHYLERVKIPEQANKFPGQLSGGQQQRVAIARSLCMQPKIMLFDEPTSALDPEMVKEVLEVMISLAEDGMTMLCVTHEMGFARQVANRVIFMDQGQIIEQNDPDNFFSNPQHERTKLFLSQILH; this is translated from the coding sequence ATGAGCGACATCACCACCGGCGCAGATCGCGCCATCGACACCAGCAACATGACCGTGTCCGACACGGACGTCGCCATCGATGTTATCGGCATGCACAAATGGTATGGCGATTTCCACGTGCTGCGCGACATCGACCTGAAAGTGATGCGGGGCGAGCGGATCGTCATTGCCGGGCCGTCCGGGTCCGGCAAGTCGACCCTGATCCGCTGCATCAACCGGCTAGAAGAGCATCAGCAGGGCAAGATCATCGTCAATGGCACCGAGCTTACCGCCGACCTCAAGCGCATCGATGAAGTGCGCCGGGAGGTGGGCATGGTGTTCCAGCACTTTAATCTCTTCCCACACCTGACGATTTTGCAAAACCTTACCCTCGCGCCCATCTGGGTGCGCGGCACCCCAAAGGCCGAGGCGGAAGATTCGGCCATGCACTATCTGGAGCGGGTGAAAATTCCCGAGCAGGCCAATAAATTCCCGGGCCAGCTGTCCGGCGGCCAGCAGCAGCGCGTCGCCATTGCGCGCTCACTCTGCATGCAGCCAAAGATCATGCTGTTCGACGAGCCGACCTCAGCCCTCGACCCGGAAATGGTCAAGGAAGTGCTCGAAGTGATGATCAGCCTGGCCGAAGATGGCATGACCATGCTCTGCGTGACCCACGAAATGGGCTTTGCCCGCCAAGTGGCCAATCGCGTGATCTTCATGGATCAGGGGCAGATCATCGAGCAGAACGATCCGGATAATTTCTTCTCCAACCCGCAGCACGAGCGCACCAAGCTCTTCCTCAGCCAGATCCTGCACTGA